Genomic window (Pleurodeles waltl isolate 20211129_DDA chromosome 2_2, aPleWal1.hap1.20221129, whole genome shotgun sequence):
tcattacaccagcacaaatttcctaccacccatcgttcccctcagtctcccgataaaaatgatacctcacttgtgtaggtgggccaagtgcctgtgacatggaagagccaaaaatatgtcaaaattgaggggaaccaaagcgggtccagaagggcagtttggaaaaaaaagtttttaggctgacaagtggggcagaatttttatcggtatggatgcgacaatgctgggtgatggaaattttgtggattcctgtgggttgCGGAAGGTTCCATaaaagaaatgtgtgatttcatgcaaagttgggggtttgcagggcattctcgGTAAGAAAACGGTGCTGggttgtcctgccatttgataaagttttgttttgaccaatgactttgtgtttcaccactgcgcatattagttgctcaatgttcaccagtagcacatggtatgttttgttcagtttagccgcctatgggctttgacattgcattagtcattacattctgtattgtgcctattggctttgacatggcattagccattgctttctgtattcagtttagccgtctatgggctttgacattgcattagccattacattctgtattctgcctattggctttgatatgctgtatccagtctagccgcctattggctttgacattgcatgcctattgactttgacatgatgtattcaatttagctgcctattgactttgacatgctattagatattctgcctattggctttgacatgatatcatatattacattttgtattcagctccgctgcctattggctttgacatgatatcatatattacactttgtattcagcttaactgcctattggctttgacatgatattcagctccgctgcctattggctttgacatgatattatacattacactttgtattcagctccgctgcctattggctttgacatgatattatacattgcattttgtattcagctcagctgcctatgggctttgacatgatataagacattgcattttgtattcagcttagatgcctattggctttgacatgacactagacattgcatttgatatttaggttagctgcctattgcctttaacatgacattgcatttgatatttaggttagctgcccattgcctttaacgtggagttctgtatttttccaagctgtgtttttgcaccagagaaccaagatgttttgctctcacagtagactagacctgataagagagagtacatgggcgtcgtttctcttcccttgagcttgggaacaggagtagtcttggagacctggccagtctccaaaaggcttgctcagtttcccaggtctgagaggagggggcacacctttgtaacgaatgtaacaggctgcagagagtcagattcgaatctgccggacctcgtgctggagcttggcgccagttgccagcatcccgtgtgggtagatgacactctttctcgcggctgacaggggtctcagcttgcagaccttagaaagatgtagctgtaaatagttcctacacggtgaagtatttgttttgctttgcatacaatatcttataaatataacctgctgtgtatattgcaaactgatatattttgtttgattaacgcggacttgaaagctactaattcgtcattcattcataaacattgtggttggggaagaataaaataacaataaaagtcttctttgacctcagaagtgcatttctgttgtgttatgttagtgcttagaaactaaataagaggaaagcactacaattggtacctggagtcgtggggtgtcggtcattaagaggtgattaagaaggggtttgacgagttagtagatttctaagtgcacactttaaaagtgtaattgttttttgttgtttggagaattacagaaattgttttctgtttggagaatcacagtagcacggcagaccatgtctgagaatacatgtgttgatgaactgcctgatggtgctaagaaaaactgtgaattgttttctgtttggggaattacagaagaaaatacaTGTGTagataaaatgcctgatgttgttttgagaaataattcccgttgtatatatgtagaaaacgtgtgttttggaagtaatgatgacagaaaggtctggatacctttatctgcttacagagaaatgcaggagaaatgtaggaagttggaacatgaaaataggaatttatgtgagcaaattagcccgactgaaagttataaaaaggctgtttttgaagaatctttcttgtcccattccagtaatgagggggttaagacagctcagagctgcactgagtttccatgtgagccagggtttttggcagccaaagtgcattccttaactgataacacggacgacgagttaccgttgcaaaaacgaaggattttagagcaagacaccccgagtttcattagcttgtttgatttttggaaaaagaatagccctcatttgagagaaatcctaacacttttgtacatggtcactgtgaaaaataatatgcagctgcgcgcttgtgatttggcaaatgaaataatgcagactttaggtttctgcgcagtgcaagaaggaaatacttatgtatatttaaatcaagaacaaggaaagaaaatagtgcccctagctagaatcatacaatggatctggtacttgcaagacagggctagagtaccacagataaaagaattaccaatgaagttgtgtgcaccatttgaattcgtgtccactgaagataaaaagcatgtttgttttactaatgattcattgactgaaatgttgttttctggcacaggagaaggaatggagttgtataatgtgtgtcagattttaaagcaagagctacgtgagatgtgtcatttttatgctgatttttggttctttgataatgttttagcacctaactggttcaattaccttgcagatgttaatgagaaaaatgcagagagagaagtgttcacccagaattctgccttagtggggatggctatgtgggtgcaccagaaatgtgaaaaagccacttacaggtgggcagagatgagagagatgcacattcccctagatttgataaaaactgtgcagcacgcacaaaagcaatctgtcatgcaagcagtcacagagcagttggggagaggaaagttaccagaacagaaatggcaaattgatcaggttttagggaaagtgattgctgcaaattaccaaggaaaaatcgaaattatgctgatacctagaaaagaatctgattcattcatacaaattggagacagaatggcccaaattgacaaaagtgcagtgaatggaggtttggtaaagaatgagtctgccccagcccttctgacggtgcaagaaaagggaagctgtggcgcagcagataaaaacctcagtgctgatgtgtgggctgaagccccaagtgatcctccagaacctgcagaaaatataacaaagggccccaaaaacgtcctgataataaaacagggaaagaaagagaaagggtgcagtttaaatgaaaaatgttatttgcaagaaaagtcatacttgtttcttttgcagatccgaccacgtttcgccactgtccctgagtgcgctgtgtggtcccccttccggtgtgtgcgtgtggggtcggggaagggaccgaatccccaacctgaacctggctgagtaaagtgccagcaccatggatccattttgcgcaaactgcgccttcagttcaagttcaacttgtttgctgtgttttttttttttccctctcgtatggaactctgacttttgcttaccttccagaaaacctttcaggtggaccgtgcacctttacatgagcagaactcatgccacatcaaattgctaacactgttgaattagagactcattcagagtataaaaattgcccagtcttttttttatgtagatgtatctgatgtgaaaggttatgaaatcaatgtgttgattcacttctattgctttacagggattgctttgatcattgaaatttgatttgatcataatgttttttttgtgctgatgttttttttttttttttttttgaaacatgagatatgtgaaacaaaaattcattggtcaaagggcggaatgtcctgccatttgataaagttttgttttgaccaatgactttgtgtttcaccactgcgcatattagttgctcaatgttcaccagtagcacatggtatgttttgttcagtttagccgcctatgggctttgacattgcattagtcattacattctgtattgtgcctattggctttgacatggcattagccattgctttctgtattcagtttagccgtctatgggctttgacattgcattagccattacattctgtattctgcctattggctttgatatgctgtatccagtctagccgcctattggctttgacattgcatgcctattgactttgacatgatgtattcaatttagctgcctattgactttgacatgctattagatattctgcctattggctttgacatgatatcatatattacattttgtattcagctccgctgcctattggctttgacatgatatcatatattacactttgtattcagcttaactgcctattggctttgacatgatattcagctccgctgcctattggctttgacatgatattatacattacactttgtattcagctccgctgcctattggctttgacatgatattatacattgcattttgtattcagctcagctgcctatgggctttgacatgatataagacattgcattttgtattcagcttagatgcctattggctttgacatgacactagacattgcatttgatatttaggttagctgcctattgcctttaacatgacattgcatttgatatttaggttagctgcccattgcctttaacgtggagttctgtatttttccaagctgtgtttttgcaccagagaaccaagatgttttgctctcacagtagactagacctgataagagagagtacatgggcgtcgtttctcttcccttgagcttgggaacaggagtagtcttggagacctggccagtctccaa
Coding sequences:
- the LOC138282612 gene encoding uncharacterized protein, which produces MSENTCVDELPDGAKKNCELFSVWGITEENTCVDKMPDVVLRNNSRCIYVENVCFGSNDDRKVWIPLSAYREMQEKCRKLEHENRNLCEQISPTESYKKAVFEESFLSHSSNEGVKTAQSCTEFPCEPGFLAAKVHSLTDNTDDELPLQKRRILEQDTPSFISLFDFWKKNSPHLREILTLLYMVTVKNNMQLRACDLANEIMQTLGFCAVQEGNTYVYLNQEQGKKIVPLARIIQWIWYLQDRARVPQIKELPMKLCAPFEFVSTEDKKHVCFTNDSLTEMLFSGTGEGMELYNVCQILKQELREMCHFYADFWFFDNVLAPNWFNYLADVNEKNAEREVFTQNSALVGMAMWVHQKCEKATYRSDHVSPLSLSALCGPPSGVCVWGRGRDRIPNLNLAE